From a region of the Tachysurus fulvidraco isolate hzauxx_2018 chromosome 5, HZAU_PFXX_2.0, whole genome shotgun sequence genome:
- the gpr17 gene encoding uracil nucleotide/cysteinyl leukotriene receptor — protein sequence MTMDFSPAVLPTLLPNQTTDSCEPVDNTEENLFFGLYYIIVFLLALNGNSLALWIFSRQRGASSPANVFLMHLAIADLSYVIILPLRATYHLTGGHWPFGEVPCRVAGFLFYVNMYASLYFLACVAGDRYLAVVHAVSSLKVRHARFAHITSFALWALVIVAMAPLLVTKQTIEANGSTVCLQLYREKASRRALVSLIVAFTPPFLTTLSCYLLIVNSLRKGLRMEPVLKVRALRTIGLVMLIYVVCFLPYHVSRATFILGYGHPDLSCQSQRGLALANRLTSSLTCLNGALDPLVYLFGAEKFRGTVQRLLCRDKSGGSAATSGDLKGTHESSLSAKSEL from the coding sequence ATGACCATGGACTTCTCTCCCGCTGTGCTTCCCACGCTGCTGCCCAATCAGACGACTGATAGCTGTGAGCCTGTAGACAACACAGAGGAGAATCTCTTCTTTGGCCTCTACTACATCATAGTCTTTCTTCTCGCTCTGAATGGCAACAGTCTTGCCCTGTGGATCTTCTCACGTCAAAGAGGAGCCTCTTCCCCAGCTAATGTGTTCTTGATGCACCTTGCCATAGCTGACCTTTCATATGTTATTATTTTGCCTCTAAGAGCCACATACCACTTGACAGGAGGTCACTGGCCATTTGGAGAAGTTCCTTGCCGTGTAGCTGGCTTCCTTTTCTATGTAAACATGTATGCCAGTCTTTACTTCCTTGCTTGCGTAGCTGGTGATAGATACCTTGCTGTGGTTCATGCTGTCAGCTCATTGAAAGTCCGCCATGCCCGCTTTGCCCACATAACCAGTTTTGCTCTATGGGCTCTGGTGATTGTAGCCATGGCTCCTCTGTTGGTCACCAAGCAGACTATAGAAGCCAACGGCTCAACAGTGTGCTTGCAGTTGTATAGAGAGAAAGCGTCCCGCCGAGCCTTAGTCTCGCTCATTGTTGCATTCACGCCTCCTTTCCTGACAACACTTTCCTGCTACCTGCTGATAGTGAACAGTCTGAGGAAGGGTTTGAGGATGGAACCGGTGCTGAAGGTGCGAGCATTGCGTACAATCGGCCTTGTCATGCTCATCTATGTGGTGTGCTTCCTGCCATATCACGTGAGCCGGGCCACATTTATCCTGGGTTATGGACATCCAGATCTGTCTTGCCAATCACAACGAGGCCTAGCCCTGGCTAATCGTCTCACCtcctctctcacctgtctgAACGGAGCTCTGGATCCACTGGTCTACCTTTTTGGAGCAGAGAAATTCAGAGGCACTGTGCAAAGACTCCTGTGCAGGGATAAATCAGGTGGATCTGCAGCTACCAGTGGAGATCTTAAAGGGACCCATGAGAGTTCCCTGAGTGCAAAATCAGAGCTTTga